One Triticum dicoccoides isolate Atlit2015 ecotype Zavitan chromosome 4B, WEW_v2.0, whole genome shotgun sequence genomic window carries:
- the LOC119296276 gene encoding guanine nucleotide exchange factor SPIKE 1-like isoform X2, which yields MDSPAAGEGQRFKRIPRQPCGRNLELDPLLNENLEQWPHLNELVQCYNADFVKDDFKYGRYESVAPPSFQNQIFEGPDTDIETELQLCNARHSKPEETTEDDMPSTSGRQIYETEASASSSKKHCTLSPLPAYEPAFDWDNERSLIFGQRLPESLPATHSSGLKITVKVLSLSFQTGLVEPFSGTICLYNRDRREKLSEDFYFHILPTEMQDAHISLDRRGVFSLDTPSPSICLLIQLEKAATEEGGVTPSIYSRKEPVHLTEKEKQKLQVWSRVMPYREPFAWAMIPLFENNHAGGDAASPSSPLAPSMSGSSSQDSIVEPISKLTSDGKLNHYSSGSSVIVEISNLNKVKESYMEDSLQDPKRKVHKPVKGVLRLEVEKLHNDRNEADTISEGGSITNELHDAGELNNGRHSRNSIDGIHSSLNSSAIVKKDTHQNGQSSNGENGNNFQAFDFRMMARSEPFSQLFHCLYVYPLTVSLSRKRNLFVRVELRKDDSDIRKLPVEAVHPRDQNATLQKCAHTQISVGTRMSCYHDEVKISLPALLTPQHHLLFTFFHVDLQMKLEAPKPVIVGYAALPLSTHIQLLSDVSLPILRELVPHYLQESGKEKMDYLEDGKTVFRLRLRLCSSLFPVNERIRDFFVEYDRHTLHTSPPWGSELLEAINSLKNVESTALLQFLQPILNMLLHLIGDGGETLQVAAFRAMVNILTRVQQESSDGAERNKFLVNYVDFAFDDFGDRQTPVYPGLSTVWGSLARSKAKGYRVGPVYDDVLAMAWFFLELIVKSMGLEQSRLFYHNLPLGEDVPPLQLKEGVFRCIMQLFDCLLTEVHERCKKGLNLAKRLNSTLAFFCYDLLSIIEPRQVFELVSLYMDKFAGVCQSVLHDCKLTFLQIICDHDLFVEMPGRDPTDRNYLSSVLIQEIFLTLDHDDLSQRAKAARILVVLICKHEFDARYQKSEDKLYIAQLYFPLIGQILDEMPVFYNLNAIEKREVLVVILQIIRNLDDTTLIKAWQQSIARTRLFFKLLEECITHFEHNRTGDSLLLGSSSRSPDAERPASPKYSDRLSPSVNAYLSEASRHEIRPQGTPENGYMWNRISPQLSSPNQPYSLREALAQAQSSRIGSTARALRESLHPILRQKLELWEENLSTAVSLEVLGIIDKFSVAAASRSISTDYAKLDCVTSILMGLLSRSQPLTFWKAFLPVVYNIFSLHGATLMARENDRFLKQIAFHLLRLAVFRNDSVRKRAVLGLQILVRNSFNYFKSTTRLRVMLTITLSELLSDVQVTQMKSDGSLEESGEARRLRKSLEEMADVRSKDQLNDCGLPVTALEVAAEGSTDNRWSWVEVKHLSKCLVQALDAGLEHALLGSVMSVDRCAAAEGFYKLALAYAPVPDLHIMWLLHLCDAHQEMQSWAEAAQCAVAVAGVIMQALVGRNDAVWSKEHVASLCRICPIVGTDIGAEVAAAEVEGYGASKLTVDSAVKYLQLANKLFAQAELYHFSASIQELIIPVYKSRRSYGQLAKCHTSLTSIYESILEQEASPIPFIDATYYRVGFYGERFGKLNKREYVFREPRDVRLGDIMEKLSHTYEAKMDVNHTLHIIPDSRQVNADELQPGVCYLQITAVDPVMEDEDLESRRERIFSLSTGSVRARVFDRFLFDTPFTKNGKTQGGLEDQWKRRTVLQTEGSFPALVNRLVVIKSESLEFSPVENAIGMIETRTAALRNELEEPRSSEGDQLPRLQSLQRILQGSVAVQVNSGVLSVCTAFLSGEPATRLRSQELQQLIAALLEFMAVCKRAIRVHFRLIGEEDQEFHTQLVNGFQSLTAELSHYIPAILSEL from the exons ATGGATTCCCCGGCGGCCGGGGAAGGACAGCGGTTCAAGCGGATTCCAAGGCAGCCTTGTGGCCGGAACCTGGAGCTGGATCCACTG cttaATGAGAATTTGGAACAGTGGCCACATCTAAATGAGCTAGTACAGTGTTATAACGCTGATTTTGTGAAAGATGACTTCAAATATGGACGCTATGAGAGTGTCGCGCCACCGTCCTTTCAGAATCAAATTTTTGAGGGACCTGATACCGACATAGAAACAG AATTGCAGCTTTGCAACGCTAGGCATTCCAAGCCCGAGGAAACTACTGAGGATGATATGCCAAGCACTTCAGGGAGGCAAATATATGAAACTGAAGCATCTGCTTCATCTTCAAAAAAA CATTGTACTCTCTCACCTTTaccggcatatgaacctgcatttgATTGGGACAATGAGAGATCTTTAATATTTGGCCAACGCTTGCCAGAAAGTCTCCCTGCAACACACAGCAG TGGATTGAAGATAACGGTCAAGGTATTGTCTTTGTCATTCCAAACTGGATTAGTCG AACCTTTTAGCGGTACAATCTGCTTGTACAACAGAGATAGGAGAGAAAAGCTATCGGAGGACTTCTACTTCCACATACTTCCAACAGAAATGCAAGAT GCTCATATATCTTTGGACCGTCGGGGTGTTTTCTCATTGGACACCCCTTCACCATCAATCTGCCTTCTGATCCAGCTAGAAAAGGCTGCTACTGAAGAAGGGGGAGTAACTCCTTCCATTTATTCCCGTAAAGAACCT GTGCACTTGACTGAGAAAGAGAAGCAGAAGCTGCAAGTTTGGTCTCGAGTCATGCCATACAGAGAGCCATTTGCATGGGCAATGATTCCTCTGTTTGAAAACAACCATGCTGGTGGTGATGCTGCCTCTCCTAGCAGCCCTTTAGCACCAAGTATGTCAGGCTCAAGTTCTCAAGATAGCATTGTGGAGCCTATCTCCAAACTCACTTCAGATGGAAAACTCAACCATTATTCAAGTGGAAGTTCTGTTATTGTTGAGATATCAAACTTAAACAAAGTGAAGGAAAGCTACATGGAAGACTCCCTCCAA GATCCAAAACGAAAAGTACACAAACCAGTGAAAGGTGTGCTAAGGCTAGAGGTGGAAAAACTTCATAATGACCGTAATGAGGCGGATACCATTTCTGAAGGTGGGAGCATAACCAATGAATTGCATGATGCTGGCGAGCTCAATAATGGCAGACACAGCAGGAATAGCATTGATGGGATCCACAGTTCTCTGAATTCTAGTGCCATTGTCAAGAAAGATACACACCAGAATGGTCAAAGTTCCAATGGAGAGAATGGCAACAAT TTTCAAGCTTTTGACTTTCGGATGATGGCTCGGAGTGAACCATTTTCACAACTTTTCCATTGCCTCTATGTGTACCCATTGACTGTTAGCTTGAGCCGCAAAAGAAATCTATTTGTAAGGGTAGAATTGAGGAAGGATGATTCTGACATACGTAAACTTCCGGTAGAG GCTGTCCATCCAAGGGATCAAAATGCAACACTACAGAAGTGTGCTCATACCCAAATTTCTGTTGGCACAAGAATGTCTTGCTACCATGACGAAGTTAAGATCAGTCTGCCTGCTCTATTGACGCCCCAACATCATCTTCTGTTCACATTTTTCCATGTAGATCTCCAAATGAAACTTGAAGCCCCTAAACCA GTGATTGTGGGATATGCTGCACTTCCACTGTCGACACACATTCA GTTACTTTCGGATGTGTCTTTGCCAATTTTACGAGAGCTTGTTCCGCATTACCTGCAGGAAAGTGGAAAG GAAAAAATGGACTACCTGGAGGATGGAAAAACTGTTTTCAGGCTGCGGTTAAGACTTTGCTCTTCGTTGTTTCcagttaatgaaagaataagggACTTTTTCGTTGAGTATGACCGTCACACACTACATACAAGTCCACCTTGGGGTTCTGAGCTTCTTGAG GCAATAAATAGTTTAAAGAATGTTGAATCTACTGCATTGTTACAATTTCTTCAACCAATACTCAATATGCTGCTACACCTTATTGGCGATGGTGGTGAAACCCTTCAG GTTGCTGCATTTCGAGCCATGGTTAATATTCTAACCCG GGTGCAACAGGAATCATCTGATGGAGCTGAGAGAAATAAGTTTCTCGTTAATTATGTTGATTTTGCTTTTGACGACTTCGGTGATCGGCAGACACCTGTATACCCTGGTTTGTCTACTGTTTGGGGAAGTCTAGCTCGAAGTAAG GCTAAAGGTTATAGAGTTGGACCTGTCTATGATGATGTGTTGGCAATGGCTTGGTTTTTTCTGGAGCTTATTGTAAAATCAATGGGATTGGAACAAAGTCGTCTCTTCTACCACAATCTTCCACTTG GTGAAGATGTCCCACCGCTGCAGTTGAAAGAAGGAGTCTTCAGATGCATCATGCAGCTATTTGATTGCCTTCTAACTGAGGTTCATGAACGCTGTAAAAAGGGTTTAAACTTGGCGAAGCGCTTGAACAGCACTCTTGCTTTCTTCTGTTACGATCTTTTATCAATCATTGAGCCACGCCAAGTTTTTGAGCTG GTTTCactgtatatggacaagtttgcagGGGTTTGCCAGTCAGTCCTCCATGATTGCAAATTGACATTCCTGCAAATAATATGTGATCATGATCTTTTTGTTGAGATGCCTGGTCGGGATCCCACTGATAG GAATTATCTCTCGTCGGTTCTTATTCAAGAGATCTTTCTCACCCTTGACCATGATGATTTGTCACAGCGAGCGAAA GCGGCTCGTATTTTAGTTGTTCTTATATGCAAGCATGAATTTGACGCACGATATCAAAAAAGTGAAGACAAGCTGTACATTGCTCAGCTGTATTTTCCTCTTATAGGACAG ATTCTGGATGAGATGCCTGTGTTCTATAACCTAAATGCCATTGAAAAACGTGAAGTGCTAGTGGTCATTTTGCAAATCATAAGGAACTTGGATGACACAACTCTTATAAAAGCATGGCAACAGAGCATTGCTAGAACCAGATTGTTCTTCAAGCTACTGGAAGAATGTATAACCCATTTTGAG CATAACAGAACAGGGGACAGCTTGCTACTAGGTTCTAGTTCTCGGAGCCCTGATGCTGAGCGCCCTGCGTCCCCCAAGTATTCTGATCGGTTATCCCCATCAGTTAATGCATATTTGTCTGAGGCTTCGCGCCATGAAATAAGG CCCCAGGGAACACCAGAAAATGGGTACATGTGGAACAGGATTAGTCCTCAGCTAAGTTCCCCAAATCAACCCTATTCATTGAGGGAAGCACTTGCGCAAGCGCAATCTTCAAGAATAGGATCAACAGCCAGGGCATTGAGAGAGTCCCTACATCCAATACTGAGACAAAAGTTG GAACTCTGGGAAGAAAATCTTAGTACTGCTGTGAGCCTTGAAGTCTTGGGAATAATTGATAAGTTTTCAGTTGCTGCAGCTTCTCGAAGCATCTCGACTGACTATGCTAAGCTAGATTGTGTAACATCTATCTTGATGGGTCTTTTATCTAGGAGCCAGCCCTTGACTTTTTGGAAAGCTTTCCTTCCTGTGGTCTATAATATATTTAGTCTCCATGGTGCAACACTGATGGCAAGGGAGAATGACCGCTTCTTGAAGCAAATTGCTTTTCATCTTTTGCGACTTGCTGTATTCCGAAATGATTCTGTTAGAAAAAGGGCCGTTCTTGGGTTGCAGATCCTTGTTAGG AACTCATTCAACTATTTCAAGAGCACCACAAGGCTGAGGGTCATGTTGACTATTACTTTGTCAGAACTGCTATCTGATGTGCAAGTAACTCAGATGAAATCCGATGGATCTCTTGAAGAAAGTGGTGAAGCTCGGCGTCTTAGGAAATCACTGGAGGAAATGGCTGATGTAAGGAGTAAGGATCAGTTGAATGATTGTGGCCTTCCTGTTACTGCACTGGAAGTGGCTGCTGAAGGTTCCACAGACAATAGGTGGTCTTGGGTAGAGGTTAAGCATCTATCAAAGTGTCTAGTCCAGGCCCTTGATGCTGGCCTTGAACACGCCCTTTTG GGTTCTGTGATGAGTGTGGACAGGTGTGCAGCTGCTGAGGGTTTCTATAAGCTAGCATTGGCCTATGCCCCTGTTCCGGATCTTCACATTATGTGGTTACTGCACCTTTGTGATGCGCACCAGGAGATGCAGTCATGGGCTGAGGCCGCGCAGTGTGCAGTTGCTGTAGCTGGTGTGATCATGCAG GCACTTGTTGGAAGGAACGATGCTGTGTGGAGCAAGGAGCATGTCGCCTCCCTCTGTAGGATTTGCCCTATTGTGGGCACTGATATAGGTGCAGAAGTTGCTGCAGCAGAAGTTGAAGGATATGGTGCATCGAAGCTTACTGTGGATTCAGCCGTCAAGTATCTTCAACTTGCGAACAAACTCTTCGCACAAGCTGAACTTTACCACTTCTCTGCCAGTATCCAGGAACTTATCATTCCTGTGTACAAAAGCAGAAGGTCTTATGGGCAGCTGGCTAAATGTCACACGTCACTCACAAGCATATATGAGTCAATTCTTGAACAGGAGGCTAGCCCTATCCCATTCATTGATGCTACCTACTACAGAGTTGGATTCTATGGGGAACGATTTGGCAAGCTCAATAAAAGGGAGTATGTGTTTAGGGAGCCGCGGGATGTTCGTCTGGGTGACATTATGGAGAAGCTTAGTCATACCTATGAGGCCAAGATGGATGTGAATCACACGTTACATATCATTCCTGACTCAAGGCAAGTCAATGCTGATGAGCTGCAACCTGGTGTATGCTATCTACAAATAACTGCCGTTGATCCTGTAATGGAGGACGAGGACTTGGAGAGCAGGAGGGAAAGGATTTTCTCTTTATCCACTGGTTCTGTTCGTGCACGTGTGTTTGACCGTTTCCTTTTCGACACACCATTCACAAAGAACGGAAAAACGCAAGGTGGCCTAGAAGATCAATGGAAGAGACGCACAGTGCTCCAGACAGAGGGTTCCTTTCCTGCTCTGGTAAATCGTCTGGTGGTGATAAAATCTGAATCTCTAGAGTTTTCACCTGTGGAGAATGCTATTGGAATGATTGAAACAAGGACAGCTGCATTGAGAAATGAACTAGAAGAACCACGGAGCTCTGAAGGTGATCAACTACCAAGACTCCAAAGCCTGCAAAGGATACTCCAAGGAAGTGTGGCTGTTCAG GTCAACAGTGGTGTATTAAGTGTGTGCACTGCTTTCTTATCTGGCGAGCCTGCAACCAGGCTCCGGTCTCAAGAACTGCAACAGCTGATAGCTGCATTGCTTGAATTCATGGCTGTCTGCAAGCGTGCAATCCGTGTGCATTTTAGATTGATAGGGGAAGAAGACCAGGAGTTCCACACGCAACTTGTCAATGGGTTTCAGTCTCTTACTGCTGAGCTTTCTCACTATATTCCTGCCATACTTTCGGAGCTATGA
- the LOC119296276 gene encoding guanine nucleotide exchange factor SPIKE 1-like isoform X1, protein MDSPAAGEGQRFKRIPRQPCGRNLELDPLLNENLEQWPHLNELVQCYNADFVKDDFKYGRYESVAPPSFQNQIFEGPDTDIETELQLCNARHSKPEETTEDDMPSTSGRQIYETEASASSSKKHCTLSPLPAYEPAFDWDNERSLIFGQRLPESLPATHSSGLKITVKVLSLSFQTGLVEPFSGTICLYNRDRREKLSEDFYFHILPTEMQDAHISLDRRGVFSLDTPSPSICLLIQLEKAATEEGGVTPSIYSRKEPVHLTEKEKQKLQVWSRVMPYREPFAWAMIPLFENNHAGGDAASPSSPLAPSMSGSSSQDSIVEPISKLTSDGKLNHYSSGSSVIVEISNLNKVKESYMEDSLQDPKRKVHKPVKGVLRLEVEKLHNDRNEADTISEGGSITNELHDAGELNNGRHSRNSIDGIHSSLNSSAIVKKDTHQNGQSSNGENGNNFQAFDFRMMARSEPFSQLFHCLYVYPLTVSLSRKRNLFVRVELRKDDSDIRKLPVEAVHPRDQNATLQKCAHTQISVGTRMSCYHDEVKISLPALLTPQHHLLFTFFHVDLQMKLEAPKPVIVGYAALPLSTHIQLLSDVSLPILRELVPHYLQESGKEKMDYLEDGKTVFRLRLRLCSSLFPVNERIRDFFVEYDRHTLHTSPPWGSELLEAINSLKNVESTALLQFLQPILNMLLHLIGDGGETLQVAAFRAMVNILTRVQQESSDGAERNKFLVNYVDFAFDDFGDRQTPVYPGLSTVWGSLARSKAKGYRVGPVYDDVLAMAWFFLELIVKSMGLEQSRLFYHNLPLGEDVPPLQLKEGVFRCIMQLFDCLLTEVHERCKKGLNLAKRLNSTLAFFCYDLLSIIEPRQVFELVSLYMDKFAGVCQSVLHDCKLTFLQIICDHDLFVEMPGRDPTDRNYLSSVLIQEIFLTLDHDDLSQRAKAARILVVLICKHEFDARYQKSEDKLYIAQLYFPLIGQILDEMPVFYNLNAIEKREVLVVILQIIRNLDDTTLIKAWQQSIARTRLFFKLLEECITHFEHNRTGDSLLLGSSSRSPDAERPASPKYSDRLSPSVNAYLSEASRHEIRPQGTPENGYMWNRISPQLSSPNQPYSLREALAQAQSSRIGSTARALRESLHPILRQKLVSITFPCESCGDLNFLQSDIKFLQELWEENLSTAVSLEVLGIIDKFSVAAASRSISTDYAKLDCVTSILMGLLSRSQPLTFWKAFLPVVYNIFSLHGATLMARENDRFLKQIAFHLLRLAVFRNDSVRKRAVLGLQILVRNSFNYFKSTTRLRVMLTITLSELLSDVQVTQMKSDGSLEESGEARRLRKSLEEMADVRSKDQLNDCGLPVTALEVAAEGSTDNRWSWVEVKHLSKCLVQALDAGLEHALLGSVMSVDRCAAAEGFYKLALAYAPVPDLHIMWLLHLCDAHQEMQSWAEAAQCAVAVAGVIMQALVGRNDAVWSKEHVASLCRICPIVGTDIGAEVAAAEVEGYGASKLTVDSAVKYLQLANKLFAQAELYHFSASIQELIIPVYKSRRSYGQLAKCHTSLTSIYESILEQEASPIPFIDATYYRVGFYGERFGKLNKREYVFREPRDVRLGDIMEKLSHTYEAKMDVNHTLHIIPDSRQVNADELQPGVCYLQITAVDPVMEDEDLESRRERIFSLSTGSVRARVFDRFLFDTPFTKNGKTQGGLEDQWKRRTVLQTEGSFPALVNRLVVIKSESLEFSPVENAIGMIETRTAALRNELEEPRSSEGDQLPRLQSLQRILQGSVAVQVNSGVLSVCTAFLSGEPATRLRSQELQQLIAALLEFMAVCKRAIRVHFRLIGEEDQEFHTQLVNGFQSLTAELSHYIPAILSEL, encoded by the exons ATGGATTCCCCGGCGGCCGGGGAAGGACAGCGGTTCAAGCGGATTCCAAGGCAGCCTTGTGGCCGGAACCTGGAGCTGGATCCACTG cttaATGAGAATTTGGAACAGTGGCCACATCTAAATGAGCTAGTACAGTGTTATAACGCTGATTTTGTGAAAGATGACTTCAAATATGGACGCTATGAGAGTGTCGCGCCACCGTCCTTTCAGAATCAAATTTTTGAGGGACCTGATACCGACATAGAAACAG AATTGCAGCTTTGCAACGCTAGGCATTCCAAGCCCGAGGAAACTACTGAGGATGATATGCCAAGCACTTCAGGGAGGCAAATATATGAAACTGAAGCATCTGCTTCATCTTCAAAAAAA CATTGTACTCTCTCACCTTTaccggcatatgaacctgcatttgATTGGGACAATGAGAGATCTTTAATATTTGGCCAACGCTTGCCAGAAAGTCTCCCTGCAACACACAGCAG TGGATTGAAGATAACGGTCAAGGTATTGTCTTTGTCATTCCAAACTGGATTAGTCG AACCTTTTAGCGGTACAATCTGCTTGTACAACAGAGATAGGAGAGAAAAGCTATCGGAGGACTTCTACTTCCACATACTTCCAACAGAAATGCAAGAT GCTCATATATCTTTGGACCGTCGGGGTGTTTTCTCATTGGACACCCCTTCACCATCAATCTGCCTTCTGATCCAGCTAGAAAAGGCTGCTACTGAAGAAGGGGGAGTAACTCCTTCCATTTATTCCCGTAAAGAACCT GTGCACTTGACTGAGAAAGAGAAGCAGAAGCTGCAAGTTTGGTCTCGAGTCATGCCATACAGAGAGCCATTTGCATGGGCAATGATTCCTCTGTTTGAAAACAACCATGCTGGTGGTGATGCTGCCTCTCCTAGCAGCCCTTTAGCACCAAGTATGTCAGGCTCAAGTTCTCAAGATAGCATTGTGGAGCCTATCTCCAAACTCACTTCAGATGGAAAACTCAACCATTATTCAAGTGGAAGTTCTGTTATTGTTGAGATATCAAACTTAAACAAAGTGAAGGAAAGCTACATGGAAGACTCCCTCCAA GATCCAAAACGAAAAGTACACAAACCAGTGAAAGGTGTGCTAAGGCTAGAGGTGGAAAAACTTCATAATGACCGTAATGAGGCGGATACCATTTCTGAAGGTGGGAGCATAACCAATGAATTGCATGATGCTGGCGAGCTCAATAATGGCAGACACAGCAGGAATAGCATTGATGGGATCCACAGTTCTCTGAATTCTAGTGCCATTGTCAAGAAAGATACACACCAGAATGGTCAAAGTTCCAATGGAGAGAATGGCAACAAT TTTCAAGCTTTTGACTTTCGGATGATGGCTCGGAGTGAACCATTTTCACAACTTTTCCATTGCCTCTATGTGTACCCATTGACTGTTAGCTTGAGCCGCAAAAGAAATCTATTTGTAAGGGTAGAATTGAGGAAGGATGATTCTGACATACGTAAACTTCCGGTAGAG GCTGTCCATCCAAGGGATCAAAATGCAACACTACAGAAGTGTGCTCATACCCAAATTTCTGTTGGCACAAGAATGTCTTGCTACCATGACGAAGTTAAGATCAGTCTGCCTGCTCTATTGACGCCCCAACATCATCTTCTGTTCACATTTTTCCATGTAGATCTCCAAATGAAACTTGAAGCCCCTAAACCA GTGATTGTGGGATATGCTGCACTTCCACTGTCGACACACATTCA GTTACTTTCGGATGTGTCTTTGCCAATTTTACGAGAGCTTGTTCCGCATTACCTGCAGGAAAGTGGAAAG GAAAAAATGGACTACCTGGAGGATGGAAAAACTGTTTTCAGGCTGCGGTTAAGACTTTGCTCTTCGTTGTTTCcagttaatgaaagaataagggACTTTTTCGTTGAGTATGACCGTCACACACTACATACAAGTCCACCTTGGGGTTCTGAGCTTCTTGAG GCAATAAATAGTTTAAAGAATGTTGAATCTACTGCATTGTTACAATTTCTTCAACCAATACTCAATATGCTGCTACACCTTATTGGCGATGGTGGTGAAACCCTTCAG GTTGCTGCATTTCGAGCCATGGTTAATATTCTAACCCG GGTGCAACAGGAATCATCTGATGGAGCTGAGAGAAATAAGTTTCTCGTTAATTATGTTGATTTTGCTTTTGACGACTTCGGTGATCGGCAGACACCTGTATACCCTGGTTTGTCTACTGTTTGGGGAAGTCTAGCTCGAAGTAAG GCTAAAGGTTATAGAGTTGGACCTGTCTATGATGATGTGTTGGCAATGGCTTGGTTTTTTCTGGAGCTTATTGTAAAATCAATGGGATTGGAACAAAGTCGTCTCTTCTACCACAATCTTCCACTTG GTGAAGATGTCCCACCGCTGCAGTTGAAAGAAGGAGTCTTCAGATGCATCATGCAGCTATTTGATTGCCTTCTAACTGAGGTTCATGAACGCTGTAAAAAGGGTTTAAACTTGGCGAAGCGCTTGAACAGCACTCTTGCTTTCTTCTGTTACGATCTTTTATCAATCATTGAGCCACGCCAAGTTTTTGAGCTG GTTTCactgtatatggacaagtttgcagGGGTTTGCCAGTCAGTCCTCCATGATTGCAAATTGACATTCCTGCAAATAATATGTGATCATGATCTTTTTGTTGAGATGCCTGGTCGGGATCCCACTGATAG GAATTATCTCTCGTCGGTTCTTATTCAAGAGATCTTTCTCACCCTTGACCATGATGATTTGTCACAGCGAGCGAAA GCGGCTCGTATTTTAGTTGTTCTTATATGCAAGCATGAATTTGACGCACGATATCAAAAAAGTGAAGACAAGCTGTACATTGCTCAGCTGTATTTTCCTCTTATAGGACAG ATTCTGGATGAGATGCCTGTGTTCTATAACCTAAATGCCATTGAAAAACGTGAAGTGCTAGTGGTCATTTTGCAAATCATAAGGAACTTGGATGACACAACTCTTATAAAAGCATGGCAACAGAGCATTGCTAGAACCAGATTGTTCTTCAAGCTACTGGAAGAATGTATAACCCATTTTGAG CATAACAGAACAGGGGACAGCTTGCTACTAGGTTCTAGTTCTCGGAGCCCTGATGCTGAGCGCCCTGCGTCCCCCAAGTATTCTGATCGGTTATCCCCATCAGTTAATGCATATTTGTCTGAGGCTTCGCGCCATGAAATAAGG CCCCAGGGAACACCAGAAAATGGGTACATGTGGAACAGGATTAGTCCTCAGCTAAGTTCCCCAAATCAACCCTATTCATTGAGGGAAGCACTTGCGCAAGCGCAATCTTCAAGAATAGGATCAACAGCCAGGGCATTGAGAGAGTCCCTACATCCAATACTGAGACAAAAGTTGGTAAGTATTACATTCCCATGTGAATCTTGTGGTGATTTAAACTTTCTTCAGTCTGACATTAAATTCCTACAGGAACTCTGGGAAGAAAATCTTAGTACTGCTGTGAGCCTTGAAGTCTTGGGAATAATTGATAAGTTTTCAGTTGCTGCAGCTTCTCGAAGCATCTCGACTGACTATGCTAAGCTAGATTGTGTAACATCTATCTTGATGGGTCTTTTATCTAGGAGCCAGCCCTTGACTTTTTGGAAAGCTTTCCTTCCTGTGGTCTATAATATATTTAGTCTCCATGGTGCAACACTGATGGCAAGGGAGAATGACCGCTTCTTGAAGCAAATTGCTTTTCATCTTTTGCGACTTGCTGTATTCCGAAATGATTCTGTTAGAAAAAGGGCCGTTCTTGGGTTGCAGATCCTTGTTAGG AACTCATTCAACTATTTCAAGAGCACCACAAGGCTGAGGGTCATGTTGACTATTACTTTGTCAGAACTGCTATCTGATGTGCAAGTAACTCAGATGAAATCCGATGGATCTCTTGAAGAAAGTGGTGAAGCTCGGCGTCTTAGGAAATCACTGGAGGAAATGGCTGATGTAAGGAGTAAGGATCAGTTGAATGATTGTGGCCTTCCTGTTACTGCACTGGAAGTGGCTGCTGAAGGTTCCACAGACAATAGGTGGTCTTGGGTAGAGGTTAAGCATCTATCAAAGTGTCTAGTCCAGGCCCTTGATGCTGGCCTTGAACACGCCCTTTTG GGTTCTGTGATGAGTGTGGACAGGTGTGCAGCTGCTGAGGGTTTCTATAAGCTAGCATTGGCCTATGCCCCTGTTCCGGATCTTCACATTATGTGGTTACTGCACCTTTGTGATGCGCACCAGGAGATGCAGTCATGGGCTGAGGCCGCGCAGTGTGCAGTTGCTGTAGCTGGTGTGATCATGCAG GCACTTGTTGGAAGGAACGATGCTGTGTGGAGCAAGGAGCATGTCGCCTCCCTCTGTAGGATTTGCCCTATTGTGGGCACTGATATAGGTGCAGAAGTTGCTGCAGCAGAAGTTGAAGGATATGGTGCATCGAAGCTTACTGTGGATTCAGCCGTCAAGTATCTTCAACTTGCGAACAAACTCTTCGCACAAGCTGAACTTTACCACTTCTCTGCCAGTATCCAGGAACTTATCATTCCTGTGTACAAAAGCAGAAGGTCTTATGGGCAGCTGGCTAAATGTCACACGTCACTCACAAGCATATATGAGTCAATTCTTGAACAGGAGGCTAGCCCTATCCCATTCATTGATGCTACCTACTACAGAGTTGGATTCTATGGGGAACGATTTGGCAAGCTCAATAAAAGGGAGTATGTGTTTAGGGAGCCGCGGGATGTTCGTCTGGGTGACATTATGGAGAAGCTTAGTCATACCTATGAGGCCAAGATGGATGTGAATCACACGTTACATATCATTCCTGACTCAAGGCAAGTCAATGCTGATGAGCTGCAACCTGGTGTATGCTATCTACAAATAACTGCCGTTGATCCTGTAATGGAGGACGAGGACTTGGAGAGCAGGAGGGAAAGGATTTTCTCTTTATCCACTGGTTCTGTTCGTGCACGTGTGTTTGACCGTTTCCTTTTCGACACACCATTCACAAAGAACGGAAAAACGCAAGGTGGCCTAGAAGATCAATGGAAGAGACGCACAGTGCTCCAGACAGAGGGTTCCTTTCCTGCTCTGGTAAATCGTCTGGTGGTGATAAAATCTGAATCTCTAGAGTTTTCACCTGTGGAGAATGCTATTGGAATGATTGAAACAAGGACAGCTGCATTGAGAAATGAACTAGAAGAACCACGGAGCTCTGAAGGTGATCAACTACCAAGACTCCAAAGCCTGCAAAGGATACTCCAAGGAAGTGTGGCTGTTCAG GTCAACAGTGGTGTATTAAGTGTGTGCACTGCTTTCTTATCTGGCGAGCCTGCAACCAGGCTCCGGTCTCAAGAACTGCAACAGCTGATAGCTGCATTGCTTGAATTCATGGCTGTCTGCAAGCGTGCAATCCGTGTGCATTTTAGATTGATAGGGGAAGAAGACCAGGAGTTCCACACGCAACTTGTCAATGGGTTTCAGTCTCTTACTGCTGAGCTTTCTCACTATATTCCTGCCATACTTTCGGAGCTATGA